Part of the Verrucomicrobiales bacterium genome, AGCGATCCTTTCTCAATACGCTGAACGGTGACTCGAGATGGCGCTGCAAGTCGAGTGTAGCCACCCGCCATGCCGATAGCCTTCAGCAAACTCATTTTTTCCTCACCTGAATACTCATAAATTCCCGTTCGCTGCACTTGTCCAAGCACGGTGAACTTCCGCTTGGCATATTCGGTCACGCTCAGACTCACCTGCGGGTTGACGATAAAACGCCGATCCAACTCCGAGCGAATCTTCTCACGCGCCTGCTCTAAAGTGAGACCGGACACCGAGACGGTTCCTAAGAGAGGTAAACTGACGGTCCCATCGACGCCAACCCTGGGTTTGGATTCCAAATCTTCCTCCTGGTATACCTTCATCAGGAGGACATCGTTCGCAGAGATAACATAATGATCGGTGGGGCGAGGACCCGGAGAAACAGGGCCTGGAGCG contains:
- a CDS encoding polysaccharide export protein; the protein is MAFGRGLVPVFLVLALAALVQPMDAYAASASEPKDYRKPLPRAPVQGASVPTEKAALASVVPPAAPGPTPTPVPATPSVSSSTSAPAPGPVSPGPRPTDHYVISANDVLLMKVYQEEDLESKPRVGVDGTVSLPLLGTVSVSGLTLEQAREKIRSELDRRFIVNPQVSLSVTEYAKRKFTVLGQVQRTGIYEYSGEEKMSLLKAIGMAGGYTRLAAPSRVTVQRIEKGSLKTIRVDAESTSRSPNGGPFEVLPDDTITVGARLF